One window of the Betta splendens chromosome 21, fBetSpl5.4, whole genome shotgun sequence genome contains the following:
- the sp5a gene encoding transcription factor Sp5a produces the protein MAAVAVLRNETLQAFLQDRTPNSSPENCKHSPLALLAATCNRIGHHHGSNHADFLQVPYDPTLGSPSRLFHPWTNDGNPQSSLTGNSTFGLSSKPQLPAHIQSSFSSHHELPLTPPADPSYPYDFSPVKMLPCSMQSLQSSCPPTYVPAVSYAAPTPIPPAMPSFVTGPSGLVHQQQRQLSPNPGEDIPWWSLQQGNHVSHSSSLGPHRFQLQRGLVLGHTDFAQYQTQIAALLHTKSPLATARRCRRCRCPNCQSSASGDEPGKKKQHICHIPGCGKVYGKTSHLKAHLRWHSGERPFVCNWLFCGKSFTRSDELQRHLRTHTGEKRFVCPDCCKRFMRSDHLAKHVKTHQNKKGKCHDKTVEHVKREDTRSAL, from the exons ATGGCGGCGGTGGCTGTACTGCGGAATGAGACACTCCAGGCTTTTCTCCAG GACCGCACTCCCAACTCTTCGCCGGAGAACTGCAAGCACTCCCCGCTGGCTCTGCTGGCGGCCACTTGTAACCGCATCGGCCACCACCACGGATCCAACCACGCAGATTTCCTCCAGGTCCCGTACGACCCCACTCTGGGATCCCCGTCGCGTTTATTTCACCCGTGGACTAACGATGGGAACCCACAGAGCAGCCTGACCGGCAACTCCACTTTCGGACTATCCTCCAAGCCCCAGCTGCCGGCGCACATCcagagctccttcagctcccacCACGAGTTGCCCCTCACCCCCCCGGCGGACCCCTCGTACCCCTATGACTTCTCCCCCGTCAAGATGTTACCTTGCTCCATGCAGTCGCTGCAGTCCAGCTGCCCTCCCACCTACGTCCCCGCCGTCAGCTACGCGGCCCCGACCCCCATTCCGCCCGCGATGCCAAGTTTTGTCACGGGACCCTCCGGCCTCgtgcatcagcagcagagacagttgTCCCCAAATCCCGGGGAGGATATTCCGTGGTGGAGCCTGCAGCAGGGGAACCACGTGAGCCACTCGTCCTCCCTCGGACCCCATcgcttccagctgcagagaggctTGGTTCTGGGACATACGGACTTTGCGCAATACCAGACGCAGATCGCCGCGCTGCTGCACACCAAGTCGCCGCTCGCGACCGCGCGGCGGTGCAGGAGGTGCCGGTGTCCGAACTGCCAGTCGTCCGCGTCCGGCGACGAGCCCGGCAAGAAGAAGCAGCACATCTGCCACATACCGGGCTGCGGCAAAGTGTACGGGAAAACGTCGCACCTCAAGGCGCACCTGCGGTGGCACTCCGGGGAGCGGCCGTTCGTGTGCAACTGGCTGTTCTGCGGCAAGAGCTTCACCAGGTCGGACGAGCTGCAGAGACACCTGAGGACTCACACGGGGGAGAAGCGCTTTGTTTGTCCGGACTGCTGCAAGAGGTTCATGAGGAGCGACCACCTGGCGAAGCACGTCAAAACGCACCAGAACAAAAAGGGCAAGTGCCACGACAAGACTGTGGAGCACGTGAAGCGGGAGGACACGAGGAGTGCGTTGTAA